The Vitis vinifera cultivar Pinot Noir 40024 chromosome 3, ASM3070453v1 region TCTTAAAATGATTGCTTTAAATTTAGCTAGCCATTCTCCTTGATGAATCAAAATTGGGTAATCACCAATTTAGAAAACTCCACTAAATCCACGCAATTTGTGAGCTGTTCTCTTTGAGGGATTCTTCTAGCTTATTCAAAAGCTTGAATCATGGAAATCCAACCTTGTGGAACACTTGGAGTAGCTTCCTTAGGCCTCCACAAATTTACCTCAGCCCAAATGTTTTGAATCAGTCTATTGAAATTTTCCTCGGACTTTTTAGCTCGAGCCCTTGTAACCAGACCAATTGGAACTTGAATAGGATCTGCATTTCGTTGGTTAGTTATGCCCTCATCAGTTTGGATGCTCtattaatataagatattttaatatgaaattcgATGGTTCATTCACGATCATATGTTTATTGCCACAAGCTATATTCACcttgtgggaaagaaaaatgCGAAGTTTGGATCGATCATAAGGGCTTGCAACCTTATACAGATGATTAGTTTCTAATTAATCTTTGTGATTTCACTATGAAAATTAGGAtgaattgttttataatatGTTAACAAGTCAATAGCAGatattcaaaataaactttacttgaTGAAGAAGCATATACTGCAGCAGCAACATATGTTGACTTTGGAAGGGTTGATAAATtacaattttgtttgaaaagtgtttttgaaaatagttcttaattttttaaaaatcagtattgatattttgagaataaaagtatgttttagacattgaaatgttttaaaaccatttttaattttttaattagtgcttcatttttaataatttttcatacttgtataattattttttaaaataattttttaaaataaataaaatcgaCTAAAAGATATTCTCATAAACAATTTcctaatttctatttttcaaaacacaaataccatttcccattttttgattgccaaattattttttttttctcaaaaataaaagtcAACAAATACCCTCAACAAGAAGTTAAAAGGCAAATAGCGTCCACTATCAGATTCCTAACTATTTGCACAGTTCAAACTACACTTCCTAACTAGTTGCACAATTCTTGAGTGATCTTGGTTCAACAGCCTTCTGTTGTTGGTGCAGTGCAGTTGTCGTCTATATTTTAAGTAATGCAAAAAGAATTACTCATAGATAGAAATTTATTACTACCCAAGAGGATGAAATTTGAGATGAGAAGCTGAGAAAGGAGAACACCCACTACACAGGCCATTCAAAGTGAGTTACACAACATAAATATACCCTAAAGCATTGGGCTAATTAGGGGACTCTCTGGCTCACATAGAGTATTATTTACTTTCTATGCTGCTTCATAACTATAGAGCTCGAAAGGTAGCCTTGGAACAATGGTGACCTCCAGTGGGGTTGCTTTGGGGGCAGTCAACCCAGGACTTTCAGTCATATCCACCGGTGAATCTGCAACCGCTCCCAATTCAAAACCATGAAGCAGTCTGGCTAGCGTCAGATGCGTCAACTCCAGTGCAAATGAGATTCCTGGGCATACCCTTCTACCTGAACCAAAGGGTAGAAGTTCATAATTTTTACCCCTAACATCCAAACCTGCATGCTTTGTCAGGAACCTCTCTGGTTGGAACTCCAAAGGGTCCAACCAGACTCTGGGGTCACGATGCAACTTCCAGAGATTAACCAAAAGGCGCGTCCCAGCTTGGATGTGAAAGCCAGCCACAGTGCAATCTTCCATGGCCTCATGTGGCAGGGAAAGTGGCCCAGGAGGGTACAATCGTAATGTTTCCTTGACGATGGCTTGCAAGTAGACGAGGTTTTTTATATCTGATCCATCCACTTGGCGATGCTTTCCCACATGGATTTCCAGCTCTGCTTGTGCTTTTTTTAGCGCATGGCGGTTGTTCAGTAGAAGAGAGAGGGCCCATGTAAGAGTGATAGATGTTGTGTCATTGCCAGCTAATATGAGGTTCTGCAATCAACAAATGATGTCGACTTCAATATGTGATCAGGAAAAGTTTACTTATCAGTAGTGAAATACCATGTTTAGCAGAATGATAAAACAAACCGTGAATAAGGAATCTAAGTGAAATTTGATCACCCCACCTGGTTTGTCATGATAAATACAGATGATAAAGCTATACTGGATTTGATGAATGCTTGTAGAAATGCGAGGAGGGTTTAGGAAATTGGGCAGAAAAAGTTGCAGAAATTATGATAGTAGAtggtggttttttttcttttcgtttcATGCTCAGGTTATGGAAGTAGCAGGGACATACCGAGCAAGTGCCCTTAATGATGGTGTCAGGATCACGACCAGAGAATTGGCCATCATCTATGACAGAAAGCATGGCATGTATGAAGTCTTGCTCAGCCCCATTGTCGTTCGCAGAAAGCCTATTCTGGCGATGCTCCTCCACCCAGCTTCCAAGCACATAATCCACCTCCTTAGCTACTCTCTTCATTTCAGCGGTAAACCCTTTCATCGTGTCCAACCAGCCGAGAAAAGGGATGACATCCGAGACCATGAACAGCCCCAGTAGAATAATGAAATCCTCAAAGGCCTTCTTGGCCCGTTTTGGCTCATCACCACAGGCATGGGTCCCAAAATACCGTTTCCCAGCAATTGCTCTCACCACTACGTTCAGTGCCAAGTTCCCAAATCTTTCCTTCATCTCCACCAAAGCGGGGCCGTCCTTGTTGCTTGCCCATTGCCCATAAAGCTCTTTTATTAAGATCTTGACTTCTGAGTCCTGGACATGCTTGTGCATCTCAAGCTGGCGGTTTGACAGCAGCTCAACCATGGCTAACTTCCGCACATCACGCCAGTATGGTCCATAAGGAGCAAAGACAAACGAGCCATGATCATAGCCTATGAGCTTTATTGCTAAGGATCTTGGTCGAGTTGCGAATACCTTGTCACTTGTAGTGTAACATTCCTTTGCTACTTCCCAGCTACTAACCACCAATGTTTTTTTGAGGCCAAGACGAACGCAAAAGATGGGTCCATACTTATCAGCCATGTCTCCAAGTGTCCGATGTAGCAGCTTGTCTGCTCCTAGAAGATGAAGGTGACCGATAAGAGGCCATCGCCCGGACGGCTCTGGTGGCCTTTTGCCTCTCTTCTTGTTCCCTTTGGCATTAAGTACTGTTGCCAACAACAGACAGATTGTAGCAAGAAGAAGCCCAAAAACTGTGATATCTTGAGGGCGAAGGGAGAATCCCATGACTAGATTGTACCAGAGTGAAGAGAAAGAGGGTCGGAGagagaaaaatggttttctataTATTCTGTTTTCACAGTTTTCTCTGTTCAGAACAGAGATATTTATACATACCAGGTCACACTTTCTGTGAGTGCTTCTtagatgtaaaaaaaatatataaaacggGATTACatagagaaaaaatataaataaaaggtgATTACATTGAGAAAATTGACAGGTCGAATTCATGTTCCACACATGTGCCATCCTAATACGGAAACTGTAGACAGCTGTCGATGATATAAAATGTGAAAGCTCCTTCGAAGTCTTATATATGATAGTTCTGAGTATGAAAAAACCCATCTCTTTGGCCAGTTGTTATGATGCATATTTGTTCATTGAAAATCACGTGGGAGTGTATCTAGCCCCACAGAAATTGATAGGTCCAGTCAAAGATTCGTGTTTTACAACAATTGATTAAAAGTATTTGGGTTAAAAAAATGTCATATCCTTTATCCATGTTCATGAGCAATAAATACAAATCAATCTAACAAACTTTCAGCATATGTCGTTGAAACTAAAGGTCCTTAACACTAGCGAAAGCAAAAATCAATACATCAACTTTTATTCTTCTACCACTACTTATGACTCATTCCAAACACGTGGTTATTAATTCCTCCTAATTCTTTGGCTAGAAGAGAATAGCAACTTAACTATGAAATGATCCCACAACGGCTTGAATGCATCCATGTGTTCATGCATGaaattttggatttattttgatGGCAAGTTGCGAACGTCGTGGCCATTCAAAGTCTTATCAGAAATGTGCATGAGATTGGGTGGGAAAATCCTCTCTCTTTCGTGTCATACTTATCCATATCAGGAAACTGCAAacacaaatatttatataaaaaagctAAGTTTGTACAAGCTTCCAAATAAGACCATTCTGCTggtggaaaaaatatatatatatatatatatacaaatccCAATTGTGTTTCCCCCTACACTGAGTTGACTTAAAACATGAGCTAGGCCCAACCCAAACAAGAAACTTTGAAGCAGAAGCaagaaaaattatcaaatcaaATAACAACACAAGCATCAACATATGAACTCTATTTGATCGATGAAGATGATCATAATCAACTGATGTATAATCTTAAATAAGTCGGGGTATAGGCAACCAAGTAGACTCTGCATGAAGCAGCAGTAGAAAGATATTGAAGGTTTTGAGTTGACAAATCATTCAGAATGAGCTACACATGCATAACAAGAGCAGATTTAATCATATTCTCCTGAGTCCAAACATTTGTAGACGACACCGCCTGGGCTTGTGAGGGGAGTTTGTGAATTGGGCTGTAACTTCTTATGCCTAATTAATCACAATACAGCTTAGAAGATAACATTTGGAGTAGACTTTTCCGTCTTCATGCATGCTTGCTTAATAACCGTAGAGCTCGGAAGGTAGCCTTGGGAAAACGGTGACATCTAACGGGGTTGCTCTGGGAAGAGTCACCCCTGAACCTTCAGGGAGTGTTTGGCACGTCGGAATAGAGAATgagaataatattttgtttcctttcctatttcttagtggaatggaatgaatttgatgattccatttctagcatttggataaacttaggaatgcaagattggaatgattatttgtttccattcaaatatttgataatgataggaatggaaatgaaaaagaaataaatttacaataatatccttacatataatttaaaatattttttttatttttacttttatttaaaaaaaataaaatttgagaggttttttgttattaaataataagactaaaatatatatatatatactcaataaataaaaaattaaccataaaaaatcgtataaccctaatgcacaaatattcaattattatttttattaaaaatttgaataatttgtcatgcttaaatagttctaaaattatatttttcaaaaaaaaattatttattataatatttaaattctcaaagctagcaaatgtttttcctattttcaaaagaggaaataaaagaattcaaatttattattaaaaaaccaaaagttttgtttttttctttttatttttttcctaaccattaaaaattttcaatattataaacacgtgaaatcgaaaaatctttttccaaccatttcaatttttctctccagtttccattagtacaataaataaaaaattaaccataaaaaattgtataaccctaatgcacaaatattcaattattatttttattaaaaatttgaataatttgtcatgcttaagtagttctaaaattatatttttcaaaaaaaaaattatttattataatatttaaattctcaaagctagcaaatgtttttcctattttcaaaagaggaaataaaagaattcaaatttattattaaaaaaccaaaagttttgtttttttctttttatttttttcctaaccattaaaaattttcaatattataaacacgtgaaatcgaaaaatctttttccaaccatttcaatttttctctccagtttccattaatacaataaataaaaaattaaccataaaaaattgtataaccctaatgcacaaatattcaattattatttttattaaaaatttgaataatttgtcatgcttaagtagttctaaaattatatttttcaaaaaaaaaattatttattataatatttaaattctcaaagctagcaaatgtttttcctattttcaaaagaggaaataaaagaattcaaatttattattaaaaaaccaaaagttttgtttttttctttttatttttttcctaaccattaaaaattttcaatattataaacacgtgaaatcgaaaaatctttttccaaccatttcaatttttctctccagtttccattagtacaataaataaaaaattaaccataaaaaatcgtataaccctaatgcacaaatattcaattattatttttattaaaaatttgaataatttgtcatgcttaagtagttctaaaattatatttttcaaaaaaaaaattatttattataatatttaaattctcaaagctagcaaatgtttttcctattttcaaaagaggaaataaaagaattcaaatttattattaaaaaaccaaaagttttgtttttttctttttatttttttcctaaccattaaaaattttcaatattataaacacgtgaaatcgaaaaatctttttccaaccatttcaatttttctctccagtttccattagtacaataaataaaaaattaaccataaaaaatcgtataaccctaatgcacaaatattcaattattatttttattaaaaatttgaataatttgtcatgcttaagtagttctaaaattatatttttcaaaaaaaaattatttattataatatttaaattctcaaagctagcaaatgtttttcctattttcaaaagaggaaataaaagaattcaaatttattattaaaaaaccaaaagttttgtttttttctttttatttttttcctaaccattaaaaattttcaatattataaacacgtgaaatcgaaaaatctttttccaaccatttcaatttttctctccagtttccattaatacaataaataaaaaattaaccataaaaaattgtataaccctaatgcacaaatattcaattattatttttattaaaaatttgaataatttgtcatgcttaagtagttctaaaattatatttttcaaaaaaaaaattatttattataatatttaaattctaaaagctagcaaatgtttttcctattttcaaaagaggaaataaaagaattcaaatttattattaaaaaaccaaaagttttgtttttttctttttatttttttcctaaccattaaaaattttcaatattataaacacgtgaaatcgaaaaatctttttccaaccatttcaatttttctctccagtttccgttagtacaataaataaaaaattaaccataaaaaatcgtataaccctaatgcacaaatattcaattattatttttattaaaaatttgaataatttgtcatgcttaagtagttctaaaattatatttttcaaaaaaaattatttattataatatttaaattctcaaagctagcaaatgtttttcctattttcaaaagaggaaataaaagaattcaaatttattattaaaaaaccaaaagttttgtttttttctttttatttttttcctaaccattaaaaattttcaatattataaacacgtgaaatcgaaaaatctttttccaaccatttcaatttttctctccagtttccattaatacaataaataaaaaattaaccataaaaaattgtataaccctaatgcacaaatattcaattattatttttattaaaaatttgaataatttgtcatgcttaagtagttctaaaattatatttttcaaaaaaaaaattatttattataatatttaaattctaaaagctagcaaatgtttttcctattttcaaaaaaggaaataaaagaattcaaatttattattaaaaaaccaaaagttttgtttttttctttttatttttttcctaaccattaaaaattttcaatattataaacacgtgaaatcgaaaaatctttttccaaccatttcaatttttctctccagtttccattagtacaataaataaaaaattaaccataaaaaatcgtataaccctaatgcacaaatattcaattattatttttattaaaaatttgaataatttgtcatgcttaagtagttctaaaattatatttttcaaaaaaaattatttattataatatttaaattctcaaagctagcaaatgtttttcctattttcaaaagaggaaataaaagaattcaaatttattattaaaaaaccaaaagttttgtttttttctttttatttttttcctaaccattaaaaattttcaatattataaacacgtgaaatcgaaaaatctttttccaaccatttcaatttttctctccagtttccattaatacaataaataaaaaattaaccataaaaaattgtataaccctaatgcacaaatattcaattattatttttattaaaaatttgaataatttgtcatgcttaagtagttctaaaattatatttttcaaaaaaaaaattatttattataatatttaaattctaaaagctagcaaatgtttttcctattttcaaaagaggaaataaaagaattcaaatttattattaaaaaaccaaaagttttgtttttttctttttatttttttcctaaccattaaaaattttcaatattataaacacgtgaaatcgaaaaatctttttccaaccatttcaatttttctctccagtttccattagtacaataaataaaaaattaaccataaaaaatcgtataaccctaatgcacaaatattcaattattatttttattaaaaatttgaataatttgtcatgcttaagtagttctaaaattatatttttcaaaaaaaattatttattataatatttaaattctcaaagctagcaaatgtttttcctattttcaaaagaggaaataaaagaattcaaatttattattaaaaaaccaaaagttttgtttttttctttttatttttttc contains the following coding sequences:
- the LOC100260664 gene encoding cytochrome P450 CYP82D47; the encoded protein is MAHVWNMNSTCQFSQCNHLLFIFFLYVIPFYIFFLHLRSTHRKCDLVCINISVLNRENCENRIYRKPFFSLRPSFSSLWYNLVMGFSLRPQDITVFGLLLATICLLLATVLNAKGNKKRGKRPPEPSGRWPLIGHLHLLGADKLLHRTLGDMADKYGPIFCVRLGLKKTLVVSSWEVAKECYTTSDKVFATRPRSLAIKLIGYDHGSFVFAPYGPYWRDVRKLAMVELLSNRQLEMHKHVQDSEVKILIKELYGQWASNKDGPALVEMKERFGNLALNVVVRAIAGKRYFGTHACGDEPKRAKKAFEDFIILLGLFMVSDVIPFLGWLDTMKGFTAEMKRVAKEVDYVLGSWVEEHRQNRLSANDNGAEQDFIHAMLSVIDDGQFSGRDPDTIIKGTCSNLILAGNDTTSITLTWALSLLLNNRHALKKAQAELEIHVGKHRQVDGSDIKNLVYLQAIVKETLRLYPPGPLSLPHEAMEDCTVAGFHIQAGTRLLVNLWKLHRDPRVWLDPLEFQPERFLTKHAGLDVRGKNYELLPFGSGRRVCPGISFALELTHLTLARLLHGFELGAVADSPVDMTESPGLTAPKATPLEVTIVPRLPFELYSYEAA